Proteins encoded in a region of the Panicum hallii strain FIL2 chromosome 3, PHallii_v3.1, whole genome shotgun sequence genome:
- the LOC112886590 gene encoding glutaredoxin-C7-like yields the protein MQGGGGVSCAVAGEGPTPGPRRRLGLTIDPAGDVEAPAERVGRLVRESPVVIFARRGCCMCHVMRRLLAAVGAHATVIEVEEAAEEAAASAAAAAAVPALFVGGAPVGGLDGLMGLHLSGLLVPRLREVGALYG from the coding sequence atgcagggaggcggcggcgtgaGCTGCGCGGTGGCCGGCGAGGGGCCGACGCCCGGGCCCCGGCGGCGTCTGGGCCTGACCATCGACCCCGCGGGCGACGTGGAGGCCCCCGCGGAGCGCGTCGGGCGGCTGGTCCGCGAGAGCCCCGTGGTGATCTTCGCCCGGCGCGGGTGCTGCATGTGCCACGTGATGCGCCGGCTGCTGGCTGCCGTGGGCGCGCACGCGACGGTGATCGAGGTGGAGGAGGCCGCCGAGGAggccgcggcgtcggcggccgccgcggccgccgtgcCGGCGCTGTTCGTGGGCGGCGCGCCCGTGGGCGGGCTCGACGGGCTCATGGGGCTCCACCTCAGCGGCCTCCTGGTCCCGCGCCTCCGTGAGGTCGGCGCGCTCTACGGCTAG